A window from Listeria seeligeri serovar 1/2b str. SLCC3954 encodes these proteins:
- a CDS encoding SDR family oxidoreductase encodes MVKKDKVIVITGASSGIGEATAKLLAEQGNKVVLGARRKENLERITSDIKTSGGEAVFQITDVTKQDDVEALAKLALDEFKQIDVWINNAGLMPHSTFDKLKVNEWDQMVDVNIKGVLYGIAAALPAMRQRKTGHFINLSSVAGHQTHPGGGVYSGTKYAVRAISEALRQEEAAAKSNIRVTIISPGAIATELPNTITDEDLKGGIDQLYDSVAISPDRVAETILFAINTPEDTTMNEILLRPTIQQP; translated from the coding sequence ATGGTAAAAAAAGATAAAGTAATCGTAATCACAGGTGCATCCAGTGGAATCGGTGAAGCGACCGCCAAACTTTTAGCTGAACAAGGTAACAAAGTTGTTCTAGGTGCTCGTAGAAAAGAAAATTTAGAACGAATTACGAGCGATATTAAGACAAGTGGCGGCGAGGCAGTTTTCCAAATAACAGATGTGACTAAACAAGATGATGTAGAAGCATTAGCCAAGTTAGCGCTAGATGAATTTAAACAGATTGATGTTTGGATTAATAATGCGGGCTTGATGCCGCACTCCACTTTTGATAAATTAAAAGTAAATGAATGGGATCAGATGGTTGACGTTAATATTAAAGGGGTGCTTTACGGGATTGCAGCGGCACTTCCAGCGATGCGCCAACGAAAGACTGGACACTTTATTAATTTATCATCTGTAGCAGGTCACCAAACACATCCGGGTGGTGGCGTTTATAGTGGTACTAAATACGCTGTTCGTGCCATTAGTGAGGCACTTCGACAAGAGGAAGCCGCCGCTAAGAGCAATATCCGTGTAACGATTATTTCTCCTGGAGCTATCGCAACTGAATTACCTAACACCATTACAGATGAAGATTTAAAAGGTGGGATTGATCAACTTTACGATTCTGTTGCCATTAGTCCTGACAGAGTTGCTGAAACAATCCTTTTCGCCATCAATACACCTGAAGACACAACCATGAATGAAATCCTCTTACGCCCAACTATTCAGCAACCATGA
- a CDS encoding MerR family transcriptional regulator, with protein sequence MNIKEASEKTGVSADTIRYYERIGLIPRVSRNENGVRKFDDEDLRWIDFSRQMRRAGMSIEALIDYLSLFREGEKTLEPRMELLKEQRAELKDRIDMMQEALERLDFKIENYDTHLIPAQKRLKEF encoded by the coding sequence ATGAACATTAAAGAAGCCAGTGAAAAAACTGGGGTTTCCGCTGACACAATTCGTTATTATGAGCGAATCGGCTTAATTCCACGCGTTAGTCGTAATGAAAACGGAGTGCGCAAATTCGATGATGAAGATTTGCGTTGGATTGATTTTAGCCGCCAAATGCGTCGAGCCGGAATGTCAATTGAAGCCTTAATTGATTATTTATCCCTTTTTCGTGAAGGAGAAAAAACGCTTGAACCGCGGATGGAACTGCTTAAAGAACAACGCGCAGAACTAAAAGATCGGATTGATATGATGCAAGAAGCGCTAGAACGACTCGATTTTAAAATTGAAAACTACGACACACATCTTATTCCAGCTCAAAAAAGATTAAAAGAATTTTAA
- a CDS encoding HAD family hydrolase, with protein sequence MYKTIIFDVDGTILDTERAVLHSLQAVLAEEGLTYDLDELRFVLGITGAAAVAQLNVLDEERILDKWIEREASFIDEVEVFDGIHKVLHAIPESGVVTSKNSLEMDKGFYPFGIHDHFEAIVCASDTENHKPHPDPLLKSLELLEREPHEVIYIGDSSYDMKCAHAAGVHFGLALWGAKSTEGFEAAEYVFEKPEDILAYVIK encoded by the coding sequence ATGTATAAAACAATTATTTTTGATGTAGATGGAACGATTTTGGATACTGAAAGAGCAGTTTTACATTCACTTCAAGCGGTTTTGGCGGAGGAAGGCTTAACTTATGATTTAGATGAGTTGCGTTTTGTGTTAGGAATTACTGGTGCGGCGGCAGTTGCCCAACTAAATGTTTTAGATGAAGAGCGAATATTAGATAAGTGGATTGAACGAGAAGCCTCTTTTATTGATGAAGTTGAAGTTTTTGATGGGATTCATAAGGTGCTTCATGCGATTCCGGAAAGTGGTGTAGTAACTTCTAAAAATTCGCTAGAGATGGACAAAGGGTTTTATCCGTTTGGGATTCATGATCATTTTGAGGCGATTGTGTGTGCAAGTGATACTGAAAATCACAAACCGCATCCAGACCCGCTACTTAAAAGCCTAGAACTTCTGGAGCGCGAACCACATGAAGTCATTTATATTGGCGATTCTTCTTATGATATGAAATGTGCTCATGCGGCAGGCGTTCATTTTGGCTTGGCGCTTTGGGGAGCAAAATCAACAGAAGGATTTGAAGCAGCTGAGTATGTTTTTGAAAAACCAGAAGATATTTTAGCTTACGTAATAAAATAA
- a CDS encoding LacI family DNA-binding transcriptional regulator, with the protein MPNIKEIAKLAGVSVTTVSRVLNNHPYVAEEKRARVQKIIDELDYSPNRIATDLALGKTNTIGIILPYNDHPWFDKIVNGVLEAAFKNRYSVALFPTGYDTKEEEKYLMRLKTKQVDGLIITSRANNWDVILPYLAYGPIIACEYVDSPEISCSFIDRIEAYRDGFLFLQQEGYKKVAFTAGRESLESTSTYGKINAYEQVFGTVGENRFLSECYTFEDGLKAGKHFFGEGKDWPDAFYANGDEVAAGIMFHVKKIGLRVPEDVAILGQENLAIGKALEITTLDHHLKKLGENAFYIFEQGKLQNIQVKHELIRRKTV; encoded by the coding sequence ATGCCGAATATTAAAGAAATAGCCAAATTAGCTGGTGTTTCCGTGACGACGGTTTCGCGCGTACTTAATAATCACCCATATGTCGCTGAAGAGAAGCGAGCGCGTGTTCAGAAAATAATTGATGAACTTGATTATTCACCTAACCGAATTGCGACGGACTTGGCGCTAGGAAAGACCAATACAATCGGTATCATCTTGCCCTACAACGATCATCCGTGGTTTGATAAAATCGTCAATGGAGTTCTTGAGGCGGCTTTTAAAAATAGGTATTCCGTGGCTCTTTTTCCAACAGGATATGACACGAAAGAAGAAGAAAAATATTTAATGCGTCTGAAAACGAAGCAAGTCGATGGGCTAATAATTACCTCACGTGCCAATAACTGGGATGTGATTTTGCCATACCTTGCTTATGGACCGATAATTGCTTGCGAATACGTGGATTCTCCAGAAATATCATGTTCTTTTATTGATAGAATTGAAGCTTATCGTGATGGTTTCCTTTTTTTACAACAAGAAGGATATAAAAAAGTGGCGTTTACAGCTGGGCGCGAATCACTAGAAAGTACTAGTACTTATGGGAAAATTAATGCATATGAACAAGTATTTGGAACGGTTGGCGAAAATCGGTTTTTAAGTGAGTGTTACACATTTGAAGATGGTTTGAAGGCGGGCAAACATTTCTTTGGTGAAGGAAAAGATTGGCCGGATGCGTTTTATGCTAATGGGGATGAAGTTGCTGCGGGAATTATGTTTCATGTGAAGAAAATCGGCTTGCGTGTGCCAGAAGATGTTGCGATTTTGGGACAAGAAAATTTGGCAATCGGTAAAGCATTAGAAATTACAACACTTGACCATCATTTGAAAAAATTAGGTGAAAATGCGTTTTATATTTTTGAACAAGGTAAGTTACAAAATATCCAAGTTAAGCATGAATTAATCAGAAGAAAAACGGTTTAA
- a CDS encoding hemolysin family protein encodes MNPDPESQQIILQLILIVVLTLLNAFFASAEMALVSLNKNRVRSQAATGDKKAMLLAKLVDDPSKFLATIQVGITLAGFFSSASAATSIATRLEPVFGGSSFAKELSIIVVTIVLSYITLVFGELYPKRLALQKSEKIARVSVRPIMAVGVLLRPFVKFLSFSTDILVKITRMEKNTDNEKMTREEMQLLIETGRRDGVIEVEELQMLRGVFEMDNKYAREVMVPRTDAFMVDAETDSEALCDALLSENFSRVPVYTDDQDSVLGILHMKDFFAEARKSGFENIDVKSLVKEAYFAQETMFIDDLLKNMQRTRNQMAILMDEYGGVAGIVTVEDLLEEIVGEIDDENDVFSDEVKKIDDSTFIVEGRMTLDDFNKMFHVELPSRGVDTVAGFVLTLTGTIPEKDDKVVVEYGSLRFTVEEMNDARLVSVRVEKDFQTSELEQLA; translated from the coding sequence ATGAACCCTGACCCCGAGAGTCAGCAGATTATCTTGCAGTTAATTCTTATTGTTGTGTTGACACTGCTCAACGCATTCTTTGCCTCAGCAGAGATGGCCCTTGTATCACTGAATAAAAATCGTGTAAGAAGTCAAGCCGCAACCGGTGATAAAAAAGCGATGTTGCTTGCTAAACTCGTAGATGATCCAAGTAAATTTCTTGCTACTATTCAAGTTGGGATTACGCTTGCTGGGTTCTTCTCCAGTGCGTCAGCCGCGACCAGTATTGCTACTAGACTTGAACCTGTTTTTGGAGGAAGTAGTTTTGCGAAAGAGTTATCAATTATTGTCGTAACGATTGTGTTATCTTACATCACACTTGTTTTCGGTGAACTTTATCCAAAACGTTTAGCACTTCAAAAATCAGAAAAAATTGCACGAGTTTCGGTGCGACCAATCATGGCAGTTGGTGTTTTACTTCGTCCGTTCGTGAAATTCTTATCCTTTTCCACGGATATTCTTGTGAAAATAACAAGGATGGAGAAAAATACGGATAATGAAAAGATGACGCGAGAAGAAATGCAGCTACTAATTGAGACAGGTCGACGTGATGGTGTAATTGAGGTAGAAGAATTACAAATGCTTCGTGGTGTATTTGAAATGGATAATAAGTATGCACGTGAAGTGATGGTGCCACGGACAGATGCGTTTATGGTAGATGCCGAAACGGATTCAGAAGCGTTGTGTGATGCATTATTAAGTGAGAATTTTTCAAGAGTTCCCGTCTATACGGACGATCAGGACTCGGTGCTTGGTATTCTGCATATGAAAGACTTCTTTGCGGAAGCTAGAAAATCAGGCTTTGAAAATATTGACGTAAAATCACTCGTAAAAGAGGCATATTTTGCTCAGGAAACAATGTTCATTGATGATTTACTCAAAAATATGCAAAGAACCCGAAATCAAATGGCAATTTTAATGGATGAATACGGCGGAGTTGCCGGAATTGTCACTGTAGAAGATTTATTAGAAGAGATTGTTGGCGAAATCGACGACGAGAATGATGTGTTTTCGGATGAAGTGAAGAAAATTGATGATTCGACGTTTATCGTTGAAGGCCGCATGACTCTAGACGATTTTAATAAAATGTTTCACGTGGAACTTCCATCGCGTGGTGTAGATACTGTTGCTGGATTTGTACTAACCTTAACCGGGACAATTCCAGAAAAAGATGATAAAGTAGTAGTTGAATACGGAAGCCTTCGATTTACAGTAGAAGAAATGAATGATGCTAGACTAGTTTCGGTTCGCGTGGAAAAAGACTTCCAAACAAGTGAATTAGAGCAGTTAGCTTAA
- a CDS encoding NAD-dependent protein deacylase, protein MNDLKEAIKQANKIVFLTGAGVSVSSGIPDYRSKNGLYAGMESPEYMLSHTCLTREPDKFYQFVKENMYYPDAEPNTIHTKMAEISQQKDVTIITQNIDGLHEAAGARKVINFHGSLYHCYCQKCQMSIPAETYLQSNVHEDCLGIIRPGVVLYEEAIQESAINQSLSAIRHADLIVIVGTSFRVSPFCNLTDYRDKTAQIFAVNKEQIFLPYSFEMIESDATKVFAEI, encoded by the coding sequence ATGAATGATTTAAAGGAAGCGATTAAGCAAGCAAACAAAATCGTTTTTCTAACGGGTGCCGGGGTGTCTGTATCTTCCGGGATTCCTGACTATCGCTCGAAAAACGGTTTATACGCGGGAATGGAAAGCCCTGAATATATGCTCAGCCATACATGCCTTACGCGAGAGCCGGATAAGTTTTATCAATTTGTTAAGGAAAATATGTATTATCCAGATGCAGAGCCAAACACGATTCATACTAAAATGGCTGAAATCTCGCAGCAAAAAGATGTGACGATTATTACACAAAATATTGACGGACTTCATGAAGCAGCAGGCGCTAGGAAAGTGATCAATTTCCACGGAAGCTTGTATCATTGTTATTGCCAAAAGTGCCAAATGAGCATTCCGGCTGAGACGTATTTACAGTCCAATGTTCATGAAGATTGTCTAGGTATTATTCGACCAGGTGTAGTACTTTACGAAGAAGCCATCCAAGAAAGTGCTATAAATCAATCGCTTTCCGCAATCAGGCATGCAGATTTGATTGTAATTGTGGGGACTTCTTTTAGAGTGAGTCCGTTTTGTAATTTAACCGATTACCGAGACAAAACAGCGCAAATTTTTGCTGTTAATAAAGAACAGATTTTCTTGCCTTATTCTTTTGAAATGATTGAGAGTGACGCGACGAAAGTTTTTGCGGAGATTTGA
- a CDS encoding helix-hairpin-helix domain-containing protein: MQTNLIKLPGIGKKMVVMLNEIGIEEIADLKGRNPLDLYEATCEKREERMDPCVLYTYRCAVYVAETEQDKQQPELRKWWNWKDKAHENERKR; the protein is encoded by the coding sequence ATGCAAACTAACTTAATAAAATTGCCGGGGATAGGTAAAAAAATGGTCGTGATGCTAAATGAAATTGGAATTGAAGAGATAGCGGATTTAAAAGGACGAAACCCACTTGATTTATATGAAGCGACATGTGAAAAACGCGAGGAAAGAATGGATCCATGTGTTCTGTATACCTATCGTTGTGCTGTTTATGTGGCCGAAACAGAACAAGATAAACAACAGCCTGAGTTACGCAAATGGTGGAATTGGAAGGACAAAGCACATGAAAATGAAAGGAAGAGATAA
- the lde gene encoding multidrug efflux MFS transporter Lde: MENWKKNLYVVWIGCFLTGTGLNLIMPFLPLYIEELGVHNPDQVSIWSGIALSSTFLVSAIMSPIWGKLADQKGRRVMLLRASLGMAVAMILMGLVSNVYQFVGLRLLMGIFSGYISTANALVATQVPRHRSGWALGALSTAAVSGVLIGPLIGGVLSDSFGVRPVFYITGVLLLGSFFLTLFFVKEKFTPIEKKEMRSGKEVFLSLKNPGLIISLFITTMMIQIASNSVNPILTLYVRDLAGNAQNIAFISGMIASVPGVAALIAAPRLGRWGDRIGSERILLGALIGSMLLQIPMAFAQNPWQLGILRFLLGLTDGALLPAVQSLLAKNAPREVFGRIFGYNQSFQYIGNVIGPLVGSSVAAHFGYGDVFLVVAGFIFINVIISFYFNQKMHREKGNHAN, encoded by the coding sequence ATGGAAAATTGGAAGAAAAATCTATATGTGGTTTGGATTGGCTGTTTTCTTACAGGAACTGGATTAAATTTAATTATGCCATTTTTGCCATTATATATTGAAGAATTAGGCGTACATAATCCAGATCAAGTGAGTATCTGGTCAGGGATTGCACTTAGCTCAACTTTTCTAGTGTCTGCAATTATGTCTCCAATTTGGGGAAAGCTAGCTGACCAAAAAGGTAGGCGTGTTATGCTTTTGCGTGCTTCACTTGGTATGGCGGTAGCGATGATTCTTATGGGCTTAGTGAGCAATGTATATCAATTTGTTGGCCTGCGACTATTAATGGGGATTTTTTCAGGATATATTTCAACAGCAAATGCACTTGTTGCCACACAAGTTCCTCGTCATCGAAGTGGTTGGGCGCTTGGGGCACTCTCGACAGCAGCGGTATCAGGTGTGCTAATTGGTCCACTAATTGGCGGTGTTTTATCGGACTCATTTGGCGTGAGACCGGTATTTTATATTACGGGGGTACTTTTATTAGGTAGTTTTTTCTTAACGCTTTTCTTTGTAAAAGAGAAATTTACTCCTATAGAAAAAAAGGAAATGCGGTCAGGAAAAGAAGTTTTCTTATCGCTCAAAAATCCTGGTCTAATTATCTCGTTATTTATTACAACAATGATGATTCAAATTGCTTCCAACTCGGTGAACCCTATTTTGACTTTATATGTAAGGGATCTTGCTGGAAATGCTCAAAACATTGCGTTTATTAGTGGGATGATTGCGTCAGTTCCAGGGGTTGCGGCGCTTATTGCTGCGCCAAGGCTTGGAAGATGGGGCGACCGGATTGGTTCAGAGCGGATATTGCTCGGGGCACTAATCGGATCAATGTTACTACAAATCCCGATGGCTTTCGCACAAAATCCATGGCAACTCGGAATATTGCGTTTTTTACTAGGGCTTACAGATGGGGCGTTACTACCAGCAGTTCAATCATTGCTCGCGAAAAATGCTCCTCGAGAAGTTTTCGGCCGGATTTTTGGGTATAATCAATCATTTCAATATATCGGAAATGTTATTGGTCCGCTAGTTGGATCAAGTGTGGCGGCGCATTTTGGCTACGGTGATGTCTTTTTAGTTGTAGCGGGTTTTATTTTTATTAACGTGATAATTAGTTTTTATTTCAACCAAAAAATGCATAGAGAGAAGGGGAACCATGCAAACTAA
- a CDS encoding SH3 domain-containing protein — protein sequence MNRTYIVKKEHKSNYPDPLFVNKNESIWVFQEDTEYPGWIFCKVKSSGKEGWVPKQIIQTGSDKKNGTVTEDYSARELNVKPGDKLESNRELNGWVWCVTEENQAGWVPLENLEA from the coding sequence ATGAATCGAACCTATATTGTGAAAAAAGAACATAAAAGCAACTACCCAGATCCACTTTTTGTTAATAAGAATGAGTCTATCTGGGTTTTTCAAGAGGACACAGAGTACCCAGGCTGGATTTTTTGCAAAGTGAAATCGTCGGGGAAAGAAGGCTGGGTTCCAAAGCAAATTATTCAAACAGGTAGTGACAAGAAAAACGGAACAGTGACCGAAGATTATTCTGCACGTGAATTAAATGTGAAACCTGGCGATAAATTGGAAAGTAATCGGGAATTAAATGGTTGGGTTTGGTGCGTAACAGAAGAAAATCAAGCTGGCTGGGTTCCGCTTGAAAATTTAGAAGCTTAG
- the fsa gene encoding fructose-6-phosphate aldolase has protein sequence MRFFIDTANVEEIKKANRMGFIAGVTTNPSLVAKEGRDFNEVIQEITSIVDGPISGEVVSLEADGMIEEGRVIAKIHPNMVVKIPMTGEGLAAVKVLTEEGIKTNVTLVFSAAQALLAARAGATYVSPFLGRLDDIGDDGLVLIRDIAQIFEIHGIPTEIISASVRHPIHVIECAKAGADIATVPYKVFEQMLKHPLTDSGIDKFLADWEAAKN, from the coding sequence ATGAGGTTTTTTATCGATACAGCGAACGTAGAAGAGATTAAAAAGGCTAACAGAATGGGATTTATTGCCGGAGTTACGACAAACCCATCATTAGTTGCCAAAGAAGGCCGTGACTTTAATGAGGTCATTCAAGAAATTACATCCATTGTTGATGGACCAATTAGCGGCGAAGTAGTAAGTTTAGAAGCAGATGGAATGATTGAAGAAGGCCGGGTTATTGCAAAAATCCATCCCAATATGGTTGTGAAAATACCGATGACAGGAGAAGGGTTAGCTGCTGTCAAAGTATTGACCGAAGAAGGGATTAAGACGAATGTCACGCTTGTTTTCTCTGCAGCGCAAGCATTATTAGCAGCAAGAGCAGGCGCTACTTATGTTTCTCCATTCTTGGGCCGATTAGATGATATTGGTGATGATGGCTTAGTTTTGATTCGTGACATTGCGCAAATTTTTGAAATACATGGCATCCCAACAGAAATTATTTCAGCTAGTGTCCGTCATCCAATCCATGTCATTGAATGTGCTAAAGCTGGTGCAGATATCGCCACGGTACCCTATAAAGTATTTGAACAAATGTTAAAACACCCTCTAACTGATAGCGGGATTGATAAATTCCTTGCAGATTGGGAAGCAGCTAAAAACTAA
- a CDS encoding Crp/Fnr family transcriptional regulator, which translates to MLFLKELESNLTVSKLMELCFEHPNFKDYCSVIRTKKGEVLESLSPTGTKVYFVLSGIYGMIVEKDAELEEENCKESIIRFLQKGDNFGLYHLFYDEWSPHVSMQSLGRGEVMEVDSNFLFSIFDKVDQNNFFMVKVMSEELREAHAFAKLSFLKKEERIRKTILKCAQTLGTFSDNGILLPREVTQEVLARYTNTSREYVAHTLTHLIKEEIIRNRPKPLLVMDKTRL; encoded by the coding sequence ATGCTATTCTTAAAAGAGCTTGAATCCAATTTAACGGTTAGCAAATTAATGGAGCTGTGCTTTGAACATCCAAATTTCAAAGATTACTGCTCGGTTATCCGTACAAAGAAGGGTGAGGTTCTAGAAAGTTTAAGTCCAACTGGAACAAAAGTTTATTTTGTTCTAAGTGGCATATACGGGATGATTGTAGAAAAAGATGCAGAATTAGAAGAAGAGAACTGTAAAGAAAGCATTATTCGTTTTTTGCAAAAAGGAGATAATTTTGGATTGTACCATCTCTTTTATGATGAATGGAGCCCGCACGTTTCAATGCAAAGCTTAGGTCGTGGTGAAGTTATGGAAGTAGATAGTAATTTTTTATTTTCTATTTTTGATAAAGTAGATCAGAATAACTTTTTCATGGTTAAAGTAATGTCTGAGGAATTACGCGAAGCACATGCATTTGCAAAACTAAGCTTCTTGAAAAAGGAAGAACGAATTCGCAAAACCATTCTAAAATGCGCTCAAACTCTAGGAACTTTTTCGGATAACGGGATATTGCTACCGAGAGAAGTAACACAAGAAGTACTGGCAAGGTATACGAACACATCACGCGAATACGTGGCGCACACCCTCACGCATTTAATTAAAGAGGAGATAATTAGAAATAGACCTAAACCTCTACTAGTGATGGATAAGACTCGATTATAA
- a CDS encoding ABC transporter ATP-binding protein, which translates to MEEKKYSWRSFFQLLISAKPANWIIFCALFASVITTVAGLIVPLFTKNLIDGFSIASLNVKMIVLIVFAFILQAITNGFSIFLLNYMGQKVVATIRERLWKKIVHLPVSYFDNTKTGEMVSRMVNDTVVVKELIADHLPQFVTGIISVIGAIIILFFMDWKMTLIILIAVPITALVVAPLGQKMFKISKGLQNETADFTGTISQTLSEARLVKASNAEMIETESGHQGIKRLFGFGIREAKVVAVLGPLIFFVVMGVIIGIIGYGGIRVSAGTMTTGTLIAFLLYLFQIIVPVTSFATFFAQLQKAKGATERIADILNEAEEDFDAGKEVDVSGKTIRATDISFSYNEGEPILKDISFDTKPGEVIAFAGPSGGGKSTLFAILERFYEPKTGEILVGNTPLSEISINSWRSQIGYVSQESAMLSGTIRDNLCYGLDRKINEDELWNVAKLAYADGFIADLPDKMATEVGERGVKLSGGQRQRIAIARAFLRNPNILMLDEATASLDSHSEQIVQQALANLMEGRTTFVIAHRLSTIVNADQILFIENGEITGRGTHSELVATHPLYASFAEQQLK; encoded by the coding sequence ATGGAAGAGAAAAAATATAGCTGGCGAAGTTTTTTCCAGCTACTTATAAGCGCCAAACCGGCTAATTGGATTATTTTCTGCGCTTTATTTGCGAGTGTGATTACAACTGTCGCAGGTTTAATCGTGCCGCTTTTTACCAAAAATCTAATTGATGGCTTCTCAATCGCTTCACTCAACGTAAAAATGATTGTTTTGATTGTTTTTGCGTTTATTTTGCAAGCTATAACAAACGGCTTTTCCATATTTTTGCTGAATTATATGGGACAAAAGGTTGTCGCGACTATTCGAGAACGTTTATGGAAAAAAATTGTGCATTTGCCAGTTTCCTACTTTGATAATACGAAAACCGGCGAAATGGTAAGTCGGATGGTGAATGACACTGTAGTTGTGAAAGAACTAATTGCTGATCACCTCCCACAATTTGTAACTGGGATTATTTCAGTTATCGGGGCTATTATTATCTTGTTCTTTATGGACTGGAAAATGACACTCATTATTTTGATTGCGGTGCCAATTACAGCCCTTGTTGTCGCGCCACTCGGTCAAAAAATGTTTAAAATTTCTAAAGGACTTCAAAATGAGACTGCTGACTTCACAGGTACAATTAGTCAAACTCTTTCGGAAGCTAGACTTGTGAAAGCTTCTAATGCCGAAATGATTGAAACGGAATCTGGGCATCAAGGTATTAAGCGCTTATTTGGTTTTGGGATTCGTGAAGCCAAAGTTGTTGCTGTTTTAGGACCACTAATTTTCTTCGTTGTCATGGGTGTCATTATCGGCATCATTGGTTATGGTGGAATTCGTGTTTCTGCTGGAACAATGACGACAGGTACACTTATCGCATTCTTACTTTATTTGTTCCAAATCATCGTTCCAGTGACATCTTTCGCCACTTTCTTCGCGCAACTTCAAAAAGCAAAGGGCGCTACTGAGCGGATTGCAGATATTTTGAATGAAGCAGAAGAAGATTTTGATGCTGGGAAGGAAGTCGATGTCAGTGGGAAAACAATTCGAGCTACTGATATTTCTTTCTCTTATAATGAAGGTGAACCGATTTTGAAAGATATTTCTTTTGATACGAAACCTGGCGAGGTCATTGCTTTTGCCGGACCAAGCGGCGGAGGTAAATCGACTTTATTTGCAATTTTAGAACGGTTTTACGAACCAAAAACAGGTGAGATACTGGTTGGAAATACTCCGCTTTCCGAGATTTCAATCAACTCGTGGCGCTCACAAATTGGTTATGTTTCTCAGGAGAGCGCAATGCTTTCTGGAACAATTCGAGATAACTTATGTTACGGTTTAGACCGCAAAATTAATGAAGATGAGCTTTGGAATGTCGCAAAATTAGCTTATGCAGACGGATTCATTGCTGATTTACCAGACAAAATGGCAACAGAAGTCGGGGAACGGGGCGTGAAGCTTTCAGGAGGCCAAAGACAACGAATTGCAATCGCTCGAGCCTTCTTACGCAATCCGAACATTTTAATGCTAGACGAAGCTACAGCAAGCTTAGATAGTCACTCAGAACAAATTGTTCAGCAAGCCTTAGCAAACTTAATGGAAGGTCGTACTACTTTTGTAATCGCCCATCGCTTGTCCACTATTGTTAACGCTGACCAAATCCTCTTTATTGAAAACGGAGAAATAACTGGTCGTGGCACTCACAGCGAATTAGTCGCTACCCATCCGCTGTACGCTTCATTTGCTGAACAACAATTAAAGTAA
- a CDS encoding TfoX/Sxy family protein has translation MVKLSELPNIGKVLEDDLIKAGIKTPADLKKIGSKEAFLRIYENDPTTCLNELCALEGAIQGIRWHNLDEAKKQELRKFHQSL, from the coding sequence ATGGTCAAATTGAGCGAACTTCCAAACATCGGCAAAGTTTTAGAGGACGATTTAATCAAAGCTGGAATTAAAACCCCGGCGGATTTGAAAAAAATTGGAAGCAAGGAAGCCTTTTTACGAATTTATGAAAATGATCCCACGACTTGTTTAAACGAATTGTGCGCACTTGAAGGAGCTATCCAAGGCATTAGGTGGCATAATTTAGACGAAGCGAAGAAACAGGAGTTAAGGAAGTTTCATCAATCTTTATAG